A genomic window from Sulfurospirillum arsenophilum NBRC 109478 includes:
- the pxpB gene encoding 5-oxoprolinase subunit PxpB, translating to MSRVYKIASESSVIVYFGSSIDPAISQEVQKAYLALKAEKCESFFEIIPSYASLMVSYDLMQFDFDGVCAKIEKIIHHAEEITMSEPKIITIPTYYGVEVGLDLQLLAEEKNLSVEEIIALHVKGLYSVYAIGFAPGFAYLGEIDERLATSRLASPRKAVPKGSVSIADRQTAVYPSQSPGGWKVLGRTPTAMFDAAYDGLSLLHVGDHVQFEPISKAEFLRLGGEL from the coding sequence GTGAGTCGCGTTTATAAAATTGCCTCAGAGTCGTCCGTTATTGTCTATTTTGGAAGCAGTATTGATCCTGCCATTTCGCAAGAGGTACAAAAAGCCTACCTTGCGTTAAAGGCTGAAAAATGTGAAAGTTTTTTTGAAATAATCCCTTCTTATGCATCGTTGATGGTGAGTTATGATCTTATGCAATTTGATTTTGATGGGGTGTGTGCGAAGATCGAGAAGATTATTCATCATGCCGAAGAGATTACAATGAGTGAGCCTAAAATCATTACGATTCCAACGTATTATGGAGTTGAAGTTGGGTTGGATTTACAGCTTTTAGCAGAAGAAAAAAACCTGAGTGTGGAAGAGATTATCGCTTTACATGTAAAAGGGTTGTACAGTGTGTATGCGATTGGTTTTGCTCCTGGCTTTGCATATTTGGGCGAAATTGATGAGCGTTTAGCAACCTCTCGTTTAGCGAGTCCGAGGAAGGCTGTTCCCAAAGGCAGTGTCTCGATTGCTGATCGTCAGACCGCAGTTTATCCAAGCCAAAGCCCTGGTGGTTGGAAAGTTTTAGGGCGTACACCTACGGCGATGTTTGATGCCGCTTATGATGGACTTTCCCTTTTACATGTAGGCGATCACGTGCAATTTGAGCCGATCTCTAAGGCGGAATTTTTAAGACTAGGAGGCGAGCTATGA
- a CDS encoding 5-oxoprolinase subunit PxpA, protein MIKLNCDAGESFGSWKMGLDEAIMPYVDMANFACGFHAGDPVIMDRSIKLALKHGVTIGAHPAYPDLVGFGRRSMVCSLEEVETMVIYQIGALQGFVTANGATLSYVKPHGGLYNDMMKDERIFRAIASAVARLNPKLKLMILSMVDTSKQEAIAKELGLELIYEVFADRAYDDSGLLVARSQKGAVLHDVEAVIERLKLLQKEGVLETISGKKIALRADTLCVHGDNEEAVKMVETLRKSM, encoded by the coding sequence ATGATCAAATTAAACTGTGATGCAGGTGAGAGTTTTGGTTCATGGAAAATGGGGCTTGATGAAGCCATAATGCCTTATGTGGATATGGCCAATTTTGCGTGTGGGTTTCATGCGGGAGATCCTGTGATTATGGATCGTTCCATTAAGCTTGCACTGAAGCATGGCGTTACCATTGGGGCGCACCCCGCGTATCCTGATTTGGTGGGCTTTGGTAGACGAAGTATGGTTTGCTCTTTGGAAGAGGTTGAGACAATGGTCATTTACCAAATTGGCGCACTTCAAGGCTTTGTGACTGCCAATGGTGCCACACTTTCGTATGTCAAACCGCATGGTGGACTTTACAACGATATGATGAAAGACGAGCGTATTTTTAGAGCCATTGCTTCAGCGGTTGCGCGCTTAAATCCAAAACTTAAATTGATGATTCTCTCGATGGTGGATACTTCCAAGCAAGAAGCTATCGCCAAAGAGCTTGGATTAGAGCTGATCTATGAAGTTTTTGCCGATCGCGCGTATGATGACAGCGGTCTGTTGGTGGCTCGCAGTCAAAAAGGAGCTGTGCTTCACGATGTGGAGGCAGTTATTGAGCGTTTAAAACTGCTTCAAAAAGAGGGCGTTCTTGAGACCATTTCGGGTAAAAAAATCGCACTCAGGGCCGATACCTTGTGTGTACATGGCGATAATGAAGAAGCCGTTAAAATGGTAGAAACCCTTAGGAAAAGCATGTGA